The following proteins come from a genomic window of Vibrio vulnificus NBRC 15645 = ATCC 27562:
- a CDS encoding outer membrane lipoprotein-sorting protein, with the protein MYNAIKAGLWMALLCASNWASAQPSDEQVVSMIKQADDYRLKETSARVVSLVSLYENDQLDKTREYHVYTRPNRESLVIFKSAVEAGQKMLMLQDNYWLQMPKSRRPIRITPMQKLLGEASVGDISTLTWSEDYQAIWRAEESVSSLSGQATPTQHLQLTAKTSGASYQTIDLWLTVPEHFPLKADLYLRSGKLAKQAWFTRGERNGELSVTEMTLLDHIQPAKKTVIEYQDVQPWQLEDKFYNPSYLSKADSVQF; encoded by the coding sequence ATGTATAACGCAATAAAAGCTGGCTTATGGATGGCGCTGCTTTGCGCCTCAAACTGGGCGTCGGCTCAACCGAGCGATGAACAAGTGGTGAGCATGATCAAGCAAGCGGACGATTACCGACTCAAAGAAACGTCTGCGCGTGTGGTCTCATTGGTGAGCCTGTATGAGAACGATCAGTTGGACAAAACCCGTGAGTACCACGTTTACACACGGCCAAATCGCGAATCTCTGGTGATTTTTAAATCGGCCGTAGAGGCGGGGCAAAAGATGTTGATGCTGCAAGATAACTACTGGTTGCAAATGCCAAAAAGCCGTCGACCGATTCGCATCACGCCAATGCAGAAACTGCTGGGGGAAGCGTCGGTAGGGGACATTTCAACCCTCACTTGGAGTGAGGACTACCAAGCGATATGGAGAGCGGAGGAAAGCGTGTCCTCGCTGTCAGGGCAGGCAACGCCCACACAGCACTTACAGCTGACGGCCAAAACCTCAGGGGCCAGTTATCAAACCATCGATTTGTGGTTGACCGTACCTGAGCACTTTCCACTCAAGGCGGATCTCTATCTACGCTCTGGCAAGTTGGCAAAGCAAGCTTGGTTTACCCGTGGCGAGCGCAACGGGGAGCTGAGCGTGACGGAAATGACGTTGCTCGATCATATTCAGCCAGCAAAGAAAACCGTCATTGAGTATCAAGATGTTCAGCCATGGCAGCTTGAGGATAAGTTTTACAATCCCAGCTACCTCTCTAAGGCCGATTCGGTGCAGTTCTAG